A genomic region of Gemmata massiliana contains the following coding sequences:
- a CDS encoding DUF1559 family PulG-like putative transporter → MIRSRSIFGALAVCSILPFGCGKAPEPPAPSGPEAAQPVQDAHAADRAEAASRLKQIGTAISAAESVFGQYPAGIVGPKGQLGLSWRVLLLPLLGKEGSDLFRQFKQEEPWDSDHNKKLLTKMPKVYARVGSTVVDGKTHVRSFVGPQAFVLASAEAKPLLRPNLSPGIPAGTRRHTDLIDGTSNTLIVAEAPEPVEWTKPDDVPFLDDQYAKPPGAKLTPVPKLGGVFPGGFHGLMADGAVHFFPDTLAEGTLRALLTVNGGEVLEPDVSDMLHPLDALRAKLPKEVPAALADAAARKTVVANYQTLLKGMLDFHTARKYLPAGIASAKSVGLSWRVQILPFIGEQVLYQQFKLTEPWDSDANKALLEKMPKVFEAPGANAPKGHTFARTTQGTAGIVWADQDGPQPPPKVAPGQAIRGRAVGDIWDGTENTVLITEGRDAVPWTKPEELPVALPPGGPHNGAFPSRQVIVYDRSRNTPVVKAPPLGGVFPDGFHAVFGDGKVVFYKSDYPTDEIAKMLTPSSGEYPNLLHYADRIGYSIPALVSGTPFKSR, encoded by the coding sequence GTGATCAGGTCGCGTTCGATTTTTGGGGCACTGGCCGTTTGTTCGATTCTGCCGTTCGGCTGTGGGAAGGCGCCCGAACCGCCGGCGCCATCCGGCCCCGAGGCCGCGCAACCGGTTCAGGACGCCCACGCCGCGGACCGCGCCGAGGCCGCGAGCCGGCTCAAACAGATCGGAACCGCGATTAGTGCCGCTGAATCGGTCTTCGGGCAGTACCCGGCGGGAATTGTCGGCCCGAAGGGGCAGCTCGGGCTGAGTTGGCGGGTCTTGCTACTCCCGCTCCTGGGAAAAGAAGGAAGTGATCTGTTCCGCCAGTTCAAACAGGAAGAGCCGTGGGACAGCGATCACAACAAGAAGTTGCTCACCAAGATGCCCAAGGTGTACGCGCGGGTCGGGAGCACGGTAGTCGATGGTAAGACGCACGTGCGGTCCTTCGTCGGCCCGCAGGCGTTCGTTCTCGCGTCTGCGGAAGCGAAGCCGCTCCTGCGGCCCAACCTGTCGCCCGGTATTCCGGCTGGGACACGCCGACATACGGATCTCATCGATGGTACGAGCAACACGCTCATCGTTGCCGAAGCGCCGGAGCCGGTCGAGTGGACCAAGCCCGATGACGTACCGTTTCTGGACGACCAATACGCGAAACCACCGGGAGCGAAACTGACGCCGGTGCCGAAACTCGGCGGCGTGTTCCCGGGCGGGTTCCACGGGCTGATGGCGGACGGGGCCGTTCATTTCTTCCCCGACACGCTCGCTGAGGGCACACTCCGTGCGCTGCTCACGGTGAACGGTGGTGAGGTGCTCGAGCCCGACGTGAGCGACATGCTGCACCCGCTCGATGCGCTCCGGGCGAAACTTCCGAAAGAGGTTCCGGCCGCGCTCGCGGACGCCGCGGCCCGCAAAACGGTCGTCGCGAACTACCAGACACTTCTGAAGGGGATGCTCGATTTTCACACCGCGCGCAAGTATCTCCCGGCGGGCATCGCGAGTGCCAAGAGCGTCGGGTTGAGCTGGCGCGTGCAGATCCTGCCGTTCATCGGTGAACAAGTCCTGTACCAGCAGTTCAAGTTGACCGAGCCGTGGGACAGCGACGCGAACAAGGCACTGCTGGAGAAGATGCCCAAGGTGTTTGAAGCCCCCGGTGCGAACGCCCCCAAGGGGCACACGTTCGCCCGAACCACGCAGGGCACGGCCGGCATCGTGTGGGCGGACCAGGACGGCCCACAGCCGCCCCCGAAGGTGGCCCCCGGTCAGGCGATCCGCGGGCGCGCCGTCGGCGACATCTGGGACGGTACGGAGAACACGGTTCTAATCACCGAGGGGCGCGACGCGGTCCCGTGGACGAAGCCCGAGGAACTCCCGGTGGCGCTTCCACCGGGCGGACCGCACAATGGTGCGTTCCCGAGCCGTCAAGTGATTGTGTACGATAGGAGCCGCAACACACCAGTGGTGAAGGCGCCGCCACTCGGCGGGGTGTTCCCGGACGGGTTCCACGCGGTGTTCGGGGACGGCAAGGTCGTTTTTTACAAGTCGGACTACCCGACCGATGAGATCGCGAAGATGCTCACACCGTCCAGTGGTGAGTACCCGAACCTGTTGCACTATGCGGACCGTATTGGCTACTCGATCCCGGCGCTCGTCAGCGGCACACCATTTAAGAGCCGCTAA